ctttaaactacttaattatttccatgatagtggaaatgggtattttcaactctttagagatttacttgtgtccatttcttgatttgtgcagctccacaactttccgtcgcacattgtcactgtgttcttgggtctttcccatagtgatgaatgactaatggaatttggcctgtgtcacctcatatttgttcgccagtggaacaggaagtcatggttgacctcttaagagttccttatcaaacaggtgaacttaaaaatgtaaaacatgactggaaatatacttcagttagattttaattataagatttttctaggggtgccaataattgtggcacacatgttttggggaaaaatatttatttaatgtcaacagtttttttttctttcaataattttgcttcaatgaaaaggtaagatttttgtgaatattttgagtgaaagaccaagaggataaacagcaaagatatttttttatagcctgttttgctcatattcactaggggtgccaataattgtggagggcactgtatatatatatacaatacagtTAAATGCATTTGGTAATGGTTAAATATCTTATTAAAGATATAAGAACATATACAAATTCAAAGTTTCTTATTCTGACTCAGTTCATCCAGAAATTACATTTGTCAATCAAAACCACAACCATATTGGCTGCAATCTTTCAGAAGTTAAATAAGTTAAActgtaaatacatacacacatctaaaaTGTGAGGTGATGCAATTTAGGGACAGGTCTGTGAtacctctgtttctctgctaATCAAAACAACTTCAAGTCACCTCTTATGGTCTCCAAATAGAACATTTCCAACTATTATTGAGGCAGTATGGAAAAGATGTCAGTGTGGTTTAGGTTTAAACATTTGTTTCACAGAGACAACAGGAACCAAAAGAAGACAATACACTGGACTAGAAGTTATGCTTTGTTTGCTGAACAGATCAGAGATGTCTGCTGCAAGTTCAGCCTGTTGGCAGAGCACAGCAACATTGTCCACTTGATCACAAGCATAAAGTTATATATAGCATATACAacttattatattgtattataaatGATATATAAGCACACTTTTAAACCTTAAcacttcagagttcagagtgctGTCCAATTTCATACCGCATTTAACATTTGTTGGCTTGTGAAACATcttcacatttcatttaatttcatttttttctcgcCTTTTGTCTCTGACTCCTCAGcccactaacacaaacacaaccagtcTCGCACGCAAACAGAAAGAggatgtgaccccccccccccccccccaccacacagacTGTAGTGTGTGCAAGAAACTGGCAGCTGAGATTAGATGCCAATTTAGAGCTGTTTAGAGAAACTATTATCAATCCAGCACTGTGATTTATTTTCCTGTTGTAAAATACAGTAGAAACGCTATCATCTTGTAGTCAATGTTCTTTGATTGAATGTTATGAAAAATCTGTTAGCCAACTGCTTACGGTGACAAAATAAAGTAATTCACAGATTTCCATAACACACGTGTGTCCATTGATATGCCTCCAAAAGCTGATCAAGCATAGCAGCCATACATTGATTAGCTATGAAACTATTAACGCTAGAAGACATTCAGTCCAAGGACCTCTGACTCATATGCagtgtgtggtttttgatatCATGAAACAAAAATGCTTCCAGTTTTAAAGCAGCTGTGATCAAGTGCAAAAAAGTGCAAAGAATTACGTGAAACACAACTGTTTCCTGTCTCTCAGGAACTGGATTGTCATGGTTGGCCTGTAATCTTTTACACATAGCAACTGTAAAACGACCTCCTTGCTATCccatgcaaaacaaaatgaataagGCAGGCGGAACTTCTGAATTGCAGGTCAATAGTGAATTTGCAAtagttaatcaatcaatcaatcaatcaatagtATGCATCATCAGATCTATATTAACTTTTGAGTGTGTGGTTAAAATTTGTATGATAAAATAATGAATCAGAGTTCTTCAGAGAGCTTTATTCACGGATATGGGGATCATCAGTTTGTAAGCCGTCAGAATCCCAAGTCTCATACTCATTTATTCTCATAAACAAGAATGACAAAATCTTCACTCATGTTGACTTTGTAGCATTAACATGACTTGCATCATGTTTCTCTGATCCTTCTTGTTACTGCACCCTGCAGGCTCTGTAGTGGCATTGCATAGGCTGCAGGCAGCAGTGGGAAGGATGATTGATTACTACCTACACCTGGGAAGCTAGTAGATAAGAACACctgtggatctctctctctctctctctctccctccctctccctctccccctctctctaacactccATTCCAGTCTACTAACACACCCTTTTGACTTTTCCTCATTTAGGTACATGACCTTACGTGTGAAATCtgcacacactgtgtttttGAATGTATGTACTGCATTTGTGTGCACGCATGACGTCTACGGGTCAAACTGACACATTTATGTACACAGACTTTTATACCACACCTACCCCAAGccgaaacaaaaaaacaaaaaaaactgtcaaagaCTGTGAGGCCAATATTGATCAGGCTTCACTTACTGTTCTTTGACACAGTAAACCTGTAGTTTTGTAGGATAAACATTCTGTTTTCTGAAtggtagaaaaaaaacagggctTGCGTCATGTATAGGTGTGATGCCCTCTGGTGGATGTCAAAAGCAGAAGTGTACAACTGAAAAGCAAGTTGATCAATGACAATGGTAGGCTGTAGTGTAGTGAAGACTACttggtctgtttctgtgtctaaATATCAGCATCATTATCTGTCTATGAGCAAAAGAAATATGGTGACAATGACTAAAAGTTTCACAATGTTTTTATTAAGCAGATTCATCGTTACATGCATTTCTGTGATtcagaatccccccccccaaaccaacATCCCCCTCTACACCTCTCCATGACTAGGTGTATATTACTCCCCCCACGCCCCATCCCATGCCGGTAAAATGAGAAACACCTGAGACAAAGAATCAAGATGAATGCTATACAcaacaataatataatataatatctaCTGATAGTTAGCATCACTATTGGAGATCTATAAGCAATATATTTTTTGGGAAACAAATACTACATATTGTACCTTTAAAGATGTGATAATGAAGATAAAAAGTGTGATTATGAAATGAACAGGCTGACCATCAAACTAAATAAACTTTAATCTTGATTTCTCTTGGATGTAGTCATGGAGACAAAAACAACTTTCTACCAAACGTCAgacaaaagtttgagaaaagtTGGCACCATGGTACGGAGGAGGTCTGACGTCTTCATTGGTGCTCCGGATCTGTAAGATCATGACTATGGCCATGAATATCCCAATGAGCTGGAGAACAGAATGCAACAAGAGGTAACATTAGATCTCCCTGTCTTTACCTGTGCGTTTTCACTGTTCTGGGTTTTTAATGGGTAAAGGTACTTTTCAGTATTCCCTAATTAGCAACTCAAGATAAACAACTAAATATGAAGTTAAGACAGgaattaaataataaaaggcAATACAAAAATTTGAGTTCTTACCGCCACTATTGCCAATCCAAAGAATATCCCAACCACGATATCAATGACtgtattcaacatccgcaacaGGTAAGGAACACATGGCTTGTAATAAAGCAAATTAAACCAACAATATAACTGGTATTACAATACAATTTGCAGTACAAAGCAAACAAATCAAAAAAAGGGGCTGGGGTTACGGAGAATATGTTCACTGAAACTCTGGGTCAAGCTATtttacagtttatttttttatctattATTCTACTTAATTCATGTATTTAaattctttattgtctttcctgttattgtatatgtaaagcacattgagttgcacatgtgcatgaaatgcgctatataactaaagttgccttgccttgccttacaGTGCTCATACTCTAGTTGAACTACACTGCGACCATGCACCTCCAGGGCGAGAAAGTCATGTTAGCCGTTATCATTCAGCTTCTAGGCTACCAATAGTCTCCTTCAATCAGCAACACATCATAGAACGGGGTATAAAACTGCCATGCGACTCAATGGGGCTCCTTATCCACAAAGAACCATCTACATCGATAATTTAACGCCTGATGAGAAAGAGGGATACAGATGTGAACTTACAGTTAACAGTAAAGCCTTTTGCGCATCGTATTGCCACATGGCACggtttctgtgtttatgtgcacggtttctgtgtttatgtgcacggtttctgtgtttctgtgcactgTAAAACATTATGTTGGGGTGATTTTGTTTTCCCCCTCATCCCAAAGTTGTGTTTACATTTCAAGGTGGCACGAAATCCACTCCATACAGTTACATGAAAAATCACCCATTCATCATTGAATTGCAATCAAACTCTTCCAAGACTGGGAGGGTTCCACTGTGTGTTAGAATTATGATAATCTTACCTCTTTGTAGATATATCTCGTCCCAAATGTCCAAACTGACTGGAAATGTGAAAGAACTTAATATTTGATGGTTAAATGGAAATATTGTAATGCAGCTGAATGTAAtgcaatgcacacacgcacgtacacactgGTTTTATCTAGCTTTTCTAATCTTACTGTACCTCACGGTACCTTTTACACACGAtcaaacatacatatactgaAAGTCACCCTCACTTGGCATGTTGGAGTGCCTTGATACATTGGTGGACAAGAGCAGGAATCTGGCAAAATGGGCCCCCAGTCGGTGTAGTGATTTGTGCCACAGCATTCAAACTGAAATATATACATGAATAAGTACATTAACATAGTATGGCTTGGATCAGTACTATGCTTTTAAGAGTTTTTATGGACAATAGCTTACATACCATAACAAAGAGAAAGGTAGTTGCTTACCTTATACATATCTTGATGTGTTTTAAGCTCTTCCTTGAACTGAGCAGTGCTGAGAAATTCTTGTCCTTCTTTTGTAGACTAAGATTAAGGAAAGTAATTGTTTCACTCTTAacccttaaagcagcaataagtagttctgttccaaaactagcaagctaactacctaaaaggcatgcaaaaaccttgcatcCAACACCACCAaaagcccagttggcactgacactaactggtgtcttttggcagtatagctggcaatgtcatgctgtgtaaGCTTTTCTTCCGTTGTTCctacaggtgtttatctgtccttcacattaccatatgctatcaaaattaatttgaggatggtaccaaaacgagttgcctataaaaccatgtctcaaaaagtgtcaaattgtttgTTTGGCATAGTGTTtgtttaaccccccccccccccatacacacacacaccctgccaacAGCTTCAGATTAGCCGATAATATGATTTCAATAGGGCAGGATACAAAATTTAGGAATTTCCACATCACACAGGCATATATAATTTTACATCAAATGAAATACAATGCACCTCACAGAGGgaaaaaatggggggggggggttacaaacacttgtaaagacacacatatTCTCCAGAGATAAAttaacaggaaatgacgtactaatcacactggcaccgtaaaggactgctcagtatGGTTATCATCGAACTAAAGAGACAGCTGCACATGTTGTAAATGTTGACCATATTTCTTTTTATATAAATTTGTGGCACAGACATTGAtttgtgtaaatgtaatgtacttaTGCATGCAATTGTACAGCGGTATCACCAAAACTTACCGCGGACCGTTGGCTTGCTACATATGCACCAAAAATCACACAGATGAGCATTCCAATGAACACAAATCCACAAAACTggaaaacaaagaaatgttCAGGGATTAAACAAAATTACAGTATGCATACATATCTCACCCGATCTCGAAAGCTAAGCAGTGCTGGGCCTGGTTAATACTTGGATGGTAGACTAAGTCTCTCTGAGTGGCCTTCTAGTAGTGATACACTTAGCAGCTTTTCAGCTTTGACATAGGGGTGTGGAGATGGGTAAAGAAATGATCAATGACTGCAACTATGTGTTAAGTCCCGTCCTGCCTCCTAAAgtatgttttctttattttatcatCTATTCTTTAgttctgtgttttctttgtttactcatctctcctctcgtttcagacaCCTCACTCCCTGCCTTTAgtgattgtctgccccgccttgattgttttcacctgttcctcatcacctagTGTATTTAGTTTGTATGTTCCTGTCTCGTTGCCAGTTTGTCAGTTTCTTCCGTTTTCTAACGTTCCAGCGAGTTTCCTAGTGAATTACTTGATTAATGTTTTGACCTCTGCTTTGCCTCCTCCctattggatttgtttgcttgaTCATTGGACTGATTACCTGTTTACCGAACCCCGTCTTCCCCTACTCCCTGTCTGATGTGTTTGCCTGATCTCCGAATGGATTGCCGCTGTACTGAACCTATACCGAGCCCTGTCTTCGCCCTCTCCTTGTCGGAATTGTTTGCCTGTACCGAACCCTGCCAGTAAAAGCTATCATTTGGTACAGACCCAGCCTGTGttgaattttatttatttatttttaaatcccGAATCCCGTAATTGTGGTCACCTTTGTTTAACCGGTGTAAAATGGTGAATACTTGAGTTTGCTCAAGAAGTAATAGAAGAACACTGGGATTCAGAATATTAATCGATATAGGGATCCACTTCAAGAGTGTAGTTGTATACATTTTGCGATTTAGTATTTCAAAATATGTGTATTTGAGTTGTTTGGCTTTCGATAACATACAGGTCCAGCTCGCCCAATAGAATGACGGCCCATACAGCAGGTGATTAATTTTGAACACTGATCATAGTGCGATTAGCTAAATTAGACGTAGCCAGCTAAGTTAGACATGGACAGCTAAACAGGTGATGATCATTATTCCTAATATTGCACTCATCTTTGCTGTTTAGCTGTGCGTGTACAAGCTATATTTAACAAGTATCAAAAGTAGGCTAAATACCTTTCGTAAATATGGCCCAAAGGGTTAAAAATACTGTGGTTGGTTTTTGTCAGTGAAAGTCAGGGAAATTGACATTTAACTTAAACTGGGAAGCCTGACTTTATGTAATAAACGCCTAGAATCTAGGCTTGTTATATAATATCTCTTCTCCCTTAATAGTAATACACTGTATCCCGAAAACAACATTAATATGTATGTAACAGAGTTACCTTACTGTAATACATTGATATACATTTGGTCAGAGCAGGTTACCAGATAACTTGGAACAAAAAGCCGTTTAGGCCATGCACGGCCAATTTGTtcatatgcttgtgtgaggcacaaacacaacaacccTCGTGAGAAACCTCAATGTACCAACCGCCAAATTTGAAtggtttaaaataaaaaaaatgtaaacacaaatgaTTCTTGGTTgttggtaccactttacaataagactACCCTTATACAGGATTTATAATTAGGTTaataattaggttgtaaacactttATAAATCATTCATAAACAATTAGAAACAAGTTATAACACAGTATTCATACATCAATGCGGGATCACTATTTGGCAAGATCAAGGTCGGCctactactcattaatcttactAATGAGTTACtaccatttataactggcaaaacggagccttattgtaaagtgacATACATTAATAGATGGTAAAGTATtttacactttacaataaggctcccttttgccggttataaatgttagtaactcattagtaagattaatgagtagtaagcagtaacttgatcttgccaaatagtgagccTGTATCGATGAATACCGTGTTATTACCGGTTTATAACtgtttattaatgatttataaagtgtttacaacctaattattaacctaattataaaccatttataaatccTTTATAAGGGTagtcttattgtaaagtggtaccctGTTGTACTTAACTGTTGTTTGATtgaaataatatatttaatgtTCCTACCACTTTCAGGACAGATGTCTTCTGCTGTATTGCACCCAACACTCCAACAAAGGACATTACAGCGATAGCTCCACCTAAAAGGTAAGCCAGCCACACAACGTTCATCTTCCCACCCTGGTAAAGAAAAATCATATGAACAAAAACATATTGTGTGCTTTTTCATGTTGATATATTGACATTCAGGTAATCCTAAACTGCCAGACCttcaattgtaaaaaaaaaaatccaaactgATGACAGTTTGTATACTGATGATATTTAAAAACCTTTACCTGTATAGTAGCTGTGGAGCTTGCAAGCCTACCGAGAACCATAAACACAATACCTACTATCTGaaatggaaaaaaggaaaatatgaaACAATAAAGAAAAAGTTTACCAGAGTTTACTTTGTGACAATACCAGTGAGGTGAACAAACAAAGGACAGTATATGGCACTAGGCAACCCCAAATCCGTATCCTTctttaaaatataaaaacagcCCTACCCTGACACCATTCAACAATATATAAGATGTGTCAAGCAGCCTTTAATTAGAAAACATGCtcctttcatttttctttattcTGGCGGCTAGCTCCATTATTAGCATAGGCACAAATgcacttaaagcagcagtagggagttttggtctaaaaacTATTGAGCTAATTAAGAGGCATGAAAACATGCAAACCTTGCCAACACCATCAACAGTGTagctgaaaatgtatttgaagatgataccaataCTATTTGCTCGTAAAAAAACAACCTCACAAAGTGACACATTCCTGCACACTGTTGCTTTAATGTTGCCCTAAAATATGTTAAAGACTAAGGGCTTCAATTTGTATAGTGCCATTCATGGAATCATTCATAGCACCTTTTGATATTGTGTCCTAGTTGCTACATTATAAGACATTAGACAGATAATACACAGACTGCTCAACTGTGACTGAACCAGACCTCAGAAATGCCCCACAACACAGAAACTAGAAACTTTCATCCAGAAGTTCAAGTAGTACACTCTACAGATAGACTGTACTTTGACTGAACCAGGTGTATAACACTTATACATAACATTGGATAGAAATAAAACAGCACCTTACCCCAGAAAGTGTGTTAAAGACAATAAACAgccatttcaaacacacattgacatgGCCCATTGTGAGAGATGACAAAAAGGGATATGGCAGAGCTTCTGTCTTATACTGGTATGCTGCTCCAAGGTGTTACGGTGACTCTCATGAGGTCCTCCTGCAAATGCAGCTTTTTGCAACAGTCACTGCTATTTGAGAGGAACTTGTCAACTGTTTTTTTGGTCTCGAATGCAACTATTGCTTAACATGGTTTTCAGAGCCATTCATTTTGGCTTTAGCATATCATAGAAAGGTAGTGCTGAATCCTTACATATttccaaatatatatatgaaatactTGCATGTAACAGTTTGTATatttaaaaagacacacacaactcacagatacacataagCAATATGGATTTAAAAACTCAAACTAGAAAtcttaaaaaaactaaaaatcacgcAATATAATGTGTAAGTACCAGTATTTATTTGTAATATCAAAAATGTGTCCTGCTTTCCATCCTATCTAAATAATACTGT
Above is a window of Clupea harengus chromosome 21, Ch_v2.0.2, whole genome shotgun sequence DNA encoding:
- the LOC105893246 gene encoding tetraspanin-8-like; the encoded protein is MGHVNVCLKWLFIVFNTLSGIVGIVFMVLGRLASSTATIQGGKMNVVWLAYLLGGAIAVMSFVGVLGAIQQKTSVLKVFCGFVFIGMLICVIFGAYVASQRSASTKEGQEFLSTAQFKEELKTHQDMYKFECCGTNHYTDWGPILPDSCSCPPMYQGTPTCQSVWTFGTRYIYKEPCVPYLLRMLNTVIDIVVGIFFGLAIVALIGIFMAIVMILQIRSTNEDVRPPPYHGANFSQTFV